The genomic interval AAAATTTTATGAAAAGAATTTTGGCTCAGTGTGTAAAAGAGTTAGTGCAGTTTCGGCGCGATCGCCTGACGCTTGCCCTTGCTTTTTTGTTGCCCTTGTTGACGCTATTTATTTTTGGATTTGCGATTCGGTTAGAGTCAAAAAATATTCCCTTGGTGGTGCAGGATTTCGATCGCAGTAAACTCAGTAATACCTACATTGAACGGTTGTTCGCAACCAACCAATTTCAACCGGTACGCTGGTCTGGAAACGACCCTGCCCGTGATGCATTAGATCAGGGAATTGCCAAAGCCGTGGTAATTATTCCGCCGGATTTCAGCCGTCGGATTAAATCCAGTAAGGCAACGACTGTACAGGTGTTAGTCGATGGCACGGATGCAAATAATGCCCGGGTGATTCGAAACAGTATTCAGGCAACGACGAACTTTTTTCTACAGAGTGCTGGACTCCAACAAAATAATCAGAATAATAATCAGAATCAATCCGACACAGACAGCGCAACCAATCAGATTTTGAATCGCAATTCACAGAACTCGCCTGCCTCGGACAATTCAAATTTTGCTAATCGTTTCAGCGACCCTCAAAGCCAACCCAACCCAACCGGTGCAGCTCTAAATCGCATCAATCCCAATCAGTCATCTCAAACTGTCACCCATTCTGGTGATGTCCAGATTCAGCCTGTGGCAGGTAACACAGGTTTAGTTGGAACGGTAACTGCCCATGTCCGCCTCTGGTTTAATCCGGGACGAAAGGAATCCCTTTACATTGTGCCCGGTGTGTATGCGGTTGTGTTATGGATTTTTCCATCCCTGCTGTCTGCGATCGCAATGGTGCGCGAAAAAGAAAAGGGTACGATTCTGCAAGTCTATGCTTCTAGTCTCACCGCCACCGAACTATTGCTAGGAAAAGCCCTTGCCTATATCATTGTTGGCCTGTGTATTGCCTTAATCGTAATTGGTTTAGGATCGCTCATCTTTCAGGTTGAATTGGCAGGAGACCCGACCCCATTGCTACTTGGGATACCCATTTATCTAAGTGCTTCGGTTATGTTTGGGTTGCTGATTGGGGTGCGCAGCAGCAATCAGAATTCCGCAGTTCAAGCCGTTTCCCTGGTCGGTTTCCTGACTGCCTTTCTACTCTCTGGCTTCATCTACCCCCTCAGCAACATCCCCTTTCACCTTTCCCTCGTTCCCAACATCATTCCCGCACGCTACTTCATCATCGTCACCCGGGATGCCTTTGTTCGGGGCATTGGTTGGGCAGGCGTCTGGTTCGACATCCTGATGATTATTGTGCTGGCACTCCTGTGTTTCAACGTTGCCCGTCGAGTGCTGAGTCGAATGCAACTGCCAGACTAATTGAAAATTATAAATTTTAAGTGATGAGTTTTAAGTGATGAGTTTTAAGTTAGGAAGATGTTTGAAAAGTCCTACTGCCTGTAGCAAATCGTTCAGATCCCCCTAAATCTCCCTTAAAAAGGGGGACTTTGAGGTAGTTTCCTCCCTTTTTAAGGGAGTTAGGGGGGATCGCTGAGTGCTTAACATCACAAGCTATATCTTTTCAAACAACCTCTAAGAAACCAGAAACTAGAAATCAAGTGTCATTTATAACTCAAAACTCAAAACTTAAGACTTAAAACTTAAAACTCAAAACTCAAAACTCAAAACTCAAAACTTAAAACTTAAAACTTAAAACTTAAAACTCAAAACTCAAAACTCTTCCATGAAACCCCTCCTTACTTTCCTCAAATCCTTCTTCAACAGTCGCTTTTGGGCATTGGCAAGAAAGGAAATCAATCAGATTTTACGCAATAAGCAACTGATTATTCTGCTGGTAATTCCGCCTACGGTACAACTGTTGTTATATGGATTTGCCCTGAATCCAGATGTCCACAATTTGAAGCTGGGCGTAGTGGATTATGCCAACGTGCCCGAAAGCCGGGAATTGGTATCGGCTTTAACGGAAAATCGCGTTTTTGTTGTTCAGGATTATCCCACCAGCGAACGAAGTTTGAGCCGTCAGGTGGAAGAAGGGAAGCTGACGGTGGGTGTAGTTATTCCACCTGAATTTCAACGGAAAATAACTCAGGGTGAGGCTGCTGAAATTCAAGTATTCGTGGATGGAGTAGATGCGAACACCGCTGGGATTGCCAACGGTTATATCACGCAAATTGTGCAGAACTATAATCGTAGGTTGTCAAATACATCAACGCAGACTGTAGTGAAGCCTGAGGTCATTTTCTTTTACAATCCGGGACTGACCAGTAGCTGGTTTTTTGTGCCGGGGGTTATGGGGTTGGTTTTAACCCTGATTGCTTCGTTGGTGTCAGCCATTACGGTCGTCAAGGAGAAGGACACAGGCACCCTGGAACAGTTGCTAATGACCCCTGCCGAACCCTGGGAAATTTTAGTTGCCAAAATTGTCCCCCTATTTGTTTTGTTAGTTGGGGATGTTTTGCTGGCGTTGACCTTGGGGCGGCTCGTTTTTGGGCTACCGTTTCGGGGTAACTTTTTCCTCTTTATGGCGCTTTCAGGGCTATATTTATTCGTCGGAATTAGTATTGGCATTATGCTGGCAACGATTTCGAAATCGCAACAACAAGTGGTGTTGACTGCGTTTTTTATCAACCTACCGCTGATTCAAACTTCTGGGGCGATCGCGCCGATCGAAACCATGCCTGTATTCTTCCAAATCCTCTCCCTCTTCAACCCCCTGCGCCATTACATTGCCATTGTGCGCGGTATTATCCTTAAAGGGGTTGGACTGGAAGTGCTATGGGTTCACGCTCTGGCTTTAGCCGCATTCGCTGTCATTTTAATGACCATCAGCGTCAACAAGTTTCGGAGCCAATTGAGCTAGTAGGTGGCAGGTGGCAGGTGGTAGGTGGCAGTGACCCGTGATCAGTCACCCGTCGTCAACGATCGACCCCCAATAACAAATGACAAATCTAAACCGGTATGCCCTTGTGAAAAACAGTGCATTGCTCCTTTCAAGTTTTGTGTTGACTGCTGCCATGCTTGCTCCTGTACGGGCAGAAACCGTTTTAGAACGGGTCACTCGTACAGGCGTGATGAATGCAGGAACAAGGGTCGATGCCCTTCCGTTTGCCTATATTGATAAAGATGGAGTCTGGAAGGGCTACTCCATTGACATGATGGAGTTGATTAAAACACGCCTGGAACAGGAAACGGGGCGAAAGATCCAGATGAAACTGGCAAGAGTGACCGTGGGCGATCGGGTTAACCGCATTGGGAAAGGCGAGATTGACATCGTTTGTGGCGCAACCAGCTTAAATTTGAGAAACATTTTCGAGATTGATTTTTCTGTTGGTTACTTCGTAACCGGGACGCAGCTCTTAAAGAAAAAGAACCAGCCGCCCGTCAGCACCGGACGTTGGGTGATTGGCGTGATTCCAAATACAACCAATCAACTTTTTATTCGGGAACGGTTCCCGATCGCAACCCCTGTCGCGATTCGCAATCGGAGTGAGGGAGTTGCCGCGCTACAAAGCGGTCGCATTGATGCCTTCGCCAGTGACGGGATTTTGCTGGCAGGTTTAATGCAAGCCCAACCCAACCGCGAAGAATTTGAATTAGTTCCCGCTAAACCGCTTACCTTTGAAGAGTACGCCTGCATTTTGCCCAAAGAAGATACTCAGTTTCGAACCCTGGTCAATGACACCCTGGTCGGGTTTATGCAGGGAGTCTTGAACGATCGCGAACAGGAAGTTGCCATTTTCGACAAATGGTTTGGACCAAAAGGAATTGCTCCAATTAATCGACAACCGATTCTGGATTATTTTCAGCAAGTGGTCTCCAATAGACAGCAGGAACCGCCCGTTAGAGAATAGGGAGTGGGGAGTAGGGAGTGGGGAAGAGAGGGGTGTAGGGTGTAGGGTGTGGGGTGTGGGAAAAGTTTTTATCCTTTATCCTTTATCTCTGCCCCTCTTCTGCTGACTCCCGCTTTATTTGCTGTGATGAACTTCTTCCGCCCACTCAAATATCTATCAATCTCCTTTGTCTTCTGCCTGACCATTCTGCCCCAGGTCAGTCCAGGATTACAGGCATTCCCCTACCTCGATCGCGGCAAACGTGGCATGGTGACTTCTGCCCATCCTTTGGCAAGTGCTGCGGGGCTAACCATGTTACAGAGGGGCGGTAATGCGGTTGATGCCGCAGTTGCCACCACACTGGCAATTTCGGTAGTCGAACCATTCTCAGCGGGCATTGGGGGAGGCGGTTTTTTGCTCCTGCGGTTGGGGCAAAGTGGTGAGCTGAAAGCCCTGGATTTCCGGGAACGGGCACCCCTGGCAGCAACCCGCACGATGTTTTTAGACGCGCAAGGAAAAGTACGCCCCCGTGCCAGTGTGGATGGCTACCTGGCAGCGGCAACTCCCGGCACGATCGCAGGGTTGTATGAGGTGCATCGCCTGTATGGCAAGCTTGCCTGGAAGGATGTGGTTGCACCTGCCATTCAGCTGGCAAAAGCAGGATTCCCCGTGAGTGGACAGCTCGCGACGGTGATCGCCCGCCGGGACCTGTTGCGTCAGAATCCAGCGGGCAGGCAAATCTTTACCCGCGATGGCACTCCCCTGCAACCAGGAGAAACCCTGGTGCAACGGGACTTAGCACGAACCCTGGAGACGATCGCCCAAAATCCCCAGAGCTTTTACACGGGCACCATTGCCGCTGCGATCGCCAAAGACATGGCTGCCAACAATGGATTGATTCGCCTCAAGGATCTGCAAACCTACCGTCCAATCTGGCGTGAACCCGTTTGCGGCAACTTTCGCGCGACCCGCGTCTGCTCAATGCCCCCTCCCTCCTCTGGTGGGGTACATCTGCTCCAGATCCTCAACCTGATTGGGGATAAGGATCTGAAAGCAATGGGGTGGCACAATCCTGATGCGCTGCACTGGATCGTTGAAGCAATGAAAATTGCTTACGCCGATCGATCTCAGTACCTGGGCGATCCGGATTTTGTTGATGTTCCGGTTAAGGCATTAATCAGCCCTATTTATGCCAATCAGCGGCGACAGGAAATTGACCCTCAGAAAGCCCGTCCTTCTAACCAGGTCAAACCCGCCGATCCAAAAATTCTGCAATCATTGCTTGGAAAATCTGAACCGCAAACGCTGGCCCGCCCAATCGCCACCCCAACCAGGGAATCTCCCGATACCAGCCACTTAAATGTGGTAGACGAAACTGGAACTGCGGTTAGCCTCACGTTTACCATCAACCTAGAATTTGGGGCAGGTGTGGTGGTGCCCGGTACAGGAATACTGTTGAACAACGAAATGGATGATTTCGCGATCGCCCCTGATGTTCCCAATGCCTTTGGACTGGTGGGACGCGATGCCAACGCGATCGCCCCTGGCAAAACCCCCCTTTCCAGCATGACTCCAACCATTGTCACTGAGAACGGACAGCTACGGTTAGTAGCAGGTTCCCCTGGGGGCAGCACCATTATTACCACCGTGTTGCAAGTCGTATTGAACGTGCTGGTTTACGACATGGACGCCCGTCGTGCGGTCGCCGCCCCCCGTCTGCACCATCAGTGGCTTCCCGATCAGCTAAGGGTAGAGAAATGGGGATTTGATCCACTCACCCTGGACAATCTGCGGCAACGCGGACATCCAATCAAAGAACAGAATTCCTGGGGCAATGCCCATGCGATCGTGCGTACATCCGATGGCTGGTTAGAAGGAGCTTCTGACCCACGCGGAGAAGGAGCCGCCTATGGATATTAATTGCGTTAGCCTGGGGCTAGGCAGTGCTTTAAAGCTATCAACGTTGAGTTAAGCGAGTACTGAGAGCTAAGAACTGAATATTCACCTTTTCTCAGCATCCAGTCCTCAGCCCTCAGCACCTTTAAAGCATGCCCCAGAGTCCAGGAAACCTGGAACATATCCCTTGCCCATCACTGGATATAAGTGAACCTTCCCCCTTCCCCTTTCCCTTTCCCCTTCCCCCTTCCCCTTCCCCTTCCCCTAAAGGATTTTTCCATGCTGACCACCCTTCAGCCCAGCCACCCCTTAAGTTGGCCAAAGGCAATCCTGCCACCCGCCAAAGAGTTTGGTCCCACTTCCCTTAAAGTTCTTTCTGGAGCTATTCCTGCTGGATTACGAGGTTCACTCTACCGCAATGGTCCTGCCCGATTGGAGCGAGGCGGGCAAACTGTTGGGCACTGGTTTGATGGCGATGGGGGCATTTTGGGACTGCACTTTACTGAGGTTGGAGCCACAGGCATCTACCGCTACGTTCAAACAGAAGGCTACCAGGCTGAGGAAGCAGCAGGGCGATACCTGTTTAGTGGTTACGGTATGTTGCCGCCCGGACCGATCTGGAATCGGTTCACCAAAGACCTCAAAAATGCTGCCAACACCTCCGTGCTGGCTTTACCCGACAAACTGCTGGCACTGTGGGAAGGGGGCGAACCCCATGCCTTGGATCTGGATAGCTTAAACACCCTGGGCTTAGACGACCTGGGGGGTATAGCAGGATTACCCTACTCTGCCCACCCCAAGCGCGACCCCCAGACGGGCGCGATTTTTAACTTTGGGGTTAGCCTTGGCAAGAACGGTACGCTCAATGTATACCGCAGTGATGCCAGCGGTAAAATCTGTCAAAAAGGTGCGATCGCCCTCAACGGTCTGCCCCTGATCCACGACTTTGTGTTGGCGGGCAGCTATCTCGTCTTCTGCATCTCCCCTGTCAGGCTGAATGCATTGCCCCTTCTGGTCAAGCTGAAAAGCTTCAGTGATGCGCTAGAGTGGCATCCGGAAAAGGGAACCGAAGTGATAGTGATCGATCGTGAAACCCTAACAATGGTCAGCCGCTTTGAAACCGATCCCTGGTACCAGTGGCACTTCGGCAATGGCTATTCATTGGCAGATGGTTCTGTCGTTCTGGAAATGGTGCGCTATGAAGACTTCCAGACCAACCGCCGGTTAAAGGAAATCATTACTGGGGAAATTCAGACTGGCGCGATCGCCACCCTCTGGCAACTCCGCTTTGACCCCAAATCGGGTAAGGTAATCGAAATCCAACAAATTCTCGATCGCAGTTGTGAATTTCCAGTGGTCAACCCCAACCAGGTTGGGCAACCATCCCGCTTTACCTATCTGAACCTGCATCGGAAAGCAGCAGATATACGCAAGGATCACTTTGGGGCGATCGCTCGCTTCGACCACCAAACCGAAACCCTCACCGAAGCCGACCTGGGTGAAAACCGCTACCCAATGGAACCAATCTACGCTCCCGATGCCCACAATCCTGACCAGGGCTGGATTTTAACCGTTGTTTACGATGGCAACACAGACAGCAGTGAAGCCTGGATTTATAACGCAGCCTATCTAGACAACGAACCCGTTTGCCGATTGGCACTTCCCGTTGTCGTTCCCCTTGGTTTTCATGGCACCTGGAAACCCGCCTGAACAGAGGCGAGGGGATGAAGGAGTTTTGAATTTTAAGTTTTGAATTGGAGCAGGAGGAAGGGGAAATGAATGTTCTCCCCCATCTTGCCCACCTTCTTCATCTTCTCTCTCTTCCAACTCCTGATACCGATTTAAATGAACTTCTGGGCAAATGCGAACAATCGTAGCGATTGTCTTGAAAGTCAAGCGGAATTGAGAAGAAAGTTACGCCCTCTAAACAGGCATGACAATTGGGCGGCTCTGGGGGGTCGTTGAGTTGACAATCGGATAGTTGAGAGGCTTGACTAAACCGGGGCTTGCCAAAGGGTGTTGTCGCGGATCATGGCGTTCAGGATGACCAGGAGCTTACGCATACAAGCCACCAGGGTGACGAGTTTGAGTTTGCCTTTATGCCGAGTCGCCACTCCAGGTTGCCATGTACAAGCCACAGCGAACCCGAGTGCGTCCACCTGCAATGCTGCGTTTGCCCTTGTGTTTACCACTGTCGTGATTGATGGGGGCAACGCCTACCAACCAAGCGATCTGTTTTTCGGAGAGCTGACCGAGTTCGGGAAGTTCCACCAAACAGAGGGCGGCTGTGACCGGACCGACGCCTTTAACTGACTGCAAAATCTTGTTTTTGGGCTGCCAGTCGGCTTGCTGTTGTCCGAGGGTTTGAATGTGCTGATTCAATGACTCAATGCGTTGCTCCAGGTGTTTGAGATGGTCTTCAATGTCAGCTTGAACGATGTTTGGGGCGCGGCTCAAACGGTTTTTCTCCGCGACCTGGATGTTCACCAATTGCTGACGGCGATGCATCAAGTCACTCAACTGTTGGGCGGAGGCTGCAATCATTGCTTGGGGTTGCAACTTCACACTTTGAGCAAAGTGGGCAATCACTTCGGCATCGAGTTTGTCCGTCTTCGCTTTGCCTAGAACGCCGGTACAGAAACCGGGTTTCTGCTGTGAGATGCTCAATTTTCGCTGAATATCCTCACCAGAAACCCGGTTTCTCGAAATACTGTACCGATGCTCTAGCGCAATGGCAAATCCTTTCACTTTGCGAGGATTGATGATCGCGACTGGAATCGCCGCCTGTGGTTTTTTGGCCCTTTGAAAACTCGTCCTTGCACATGCGAGATCTCACTCTCTAGCAATTGTTCGAGTTTGGATCATCGGGCAGACAGCGTGGCTCCAAGCGCTACCAATCGGTGTCAAACACCTTGGGGGAACTGGATGACCACGCTCTTGATAAAATTACAGGCACCCTCGCTACGCAGCGATGTTTGGGCATCCAGGGGCGGGACGGGTTACCTACCGCTGAAAGATACAAGGGGCGGGTTTAGCAGACCAAACTGCACGCGAATGGCACTGAAATAAGCAAAAACTAGGCGTCCAGATCCCCGGATTCTTCAAGAATCCGGGGATCTAAAATCCCTTAAGTCAGTGCCATTCAACTGCACGCCGTCATTGATTTGACCGCAAAACCCGCCCCTACCAAATCTCGAACTTATTGAATTCCCGTTCCTAAGGACAATCCTGAGGACAGCCTTCAGGAAGAATCCTATCTTTTTAGAGACGGCTGGACTCTTGGCTGACCAACCGTTCACCCATGCTATGTCCTCAGGATAGTCATGTGGAGAGATCTACCGCTCGAATCGCGTCAGTCCCGTCGGTCTAGAATGGAGTGGTTCAGCTTGATCAGACTGCTTCAAGATCGCTCTAATGAAGGAGATTGATTCTCTTCAATCACGTCAACATTGGATTGGAGCGATACGGCTGAGCTGCTGTTGATTACTCCAGACCATTGTTATTTAACACCGTTGTGTTCCCACCACCCATCATGTCTTCTTTAATCGTTCCGTTTAGGCGCATACTTGCGATCGCGATCGCGTCCAGTAGTGTTTTATTGGTTGCCCCGGCTGCCCCGGCTGCCGAGGAAGTTGTTTTTCGTTATGGCATCTTTCGTCAGCGACTTGCGGTTTCTGAGCTAACCGACTTTGCCGAGACTGGCGAAATTTCGCCAGTTCTTCAACGTTATCTGAAGCGGGCAAATAGTGACCCTGAGTCGGTGCGAGAGACTTTAACACGACCGATCGAGATCAATCACAACGTCCTGGATAATGCGTTGAACAATCCGGGGGGCGATCGAATGTTGGATGAGTTGGGCAAGATGATTCAAACCCCAAACGATGAGAATAATCGTGAAGCCCTACGGACTGCCCTGATTAAAGCCACCGAAAACGATAACAGGTTAACCTTGCTGGAGGTGATTCAAAACTATCCGACGGATGAAATTCATTTAGATGTGAAACGTGCGATCAAAACCTACAACCGTCTTGCTGAATATCAGGGTCCTATTCAACAAGCGCTTGATGGTGCAGAATCTCTCCGCCGGATTTTGAAAAATCAAGGTGTCAACCTGCCCAATATTTTGAAGTAATAAGAGCTTTCAGCGGTCAGCAATTAAAAACTGGCTTATCGTTTAACTAAAAGTCCGGGTGTTTTCTGAATCGGCAGAACATCCAGCAGATCAGTCTGAGCACAGTATTGCAGGTCTTCGTGGCAGTCCAGGCGCAGGAGCCGCTTGCCATGAGTAGCGTTGTGCAATAAACCCAGGAGATTGTCTTGCCACTCCCGGTAGAGTGCAACAGCCCCAAGTACCTCGTCATTTCCGGCGAGTTCTTCCACGGAGCAGTTGAGTCCTTCTAAAAGGCTGGCGGCGATCGCCCCAGCACAAACCGTATCCTCTAGCGAAAAAGCGCCTTCCCACCCCGAACCCACAATCCACACTGTTTCTGGCTTCTGCTCAAGCAGATATTGCACGACGGCTTGGCGGTTAATGAGTGCTGCTGCCAGAACTTTAGGGGCTGCCTCAACACATTGCAATGCCCTCGTTCCATTGGTGGTGCTAATAAATAACCGACGCCCTCCGACTCGTTCTGGGGTGCAGTCTAGGGGGGAGTTGCCAAAGTCGAAGCCATCAACCCGTGCACCGCCTCGCTCACCTGCACGAATTCGTTTGTCCGGTGACCAGTCCTGGCTGACTTTCAGGAGCTTATCCAAATCACTGAAAACCTGGACGGCTTCTGCACCTGCGGCGAGCGCCGTGACAATGGTACTGGTCGCTCGCAATACATCGATCGCGATTGCACAGTCAGCAACCGTTGTTGCTGGTGTTAGTTCGGGGGTATGGAAAATAAACAGCTTCATAATCAGAAAGAGAAGGAAGAGTAATTACTTAACATTGACAACAGCACTTTGACGAATAGCACATTTGAATTCGAGATTGCTTCCCTTCCGATTCCTTCCTAAAATAAACCAATTCGGAGTCGATTGACGATCGAATCCCGCTGCCTCGGAGGAATCATGACTGACCGCTCCATTATTCTGGGTATCGTTGGCGACAGTGCTGCTGGTAAAACAACCTTAACCAAAGGGATTGCCCAATTTTTGGGACCAGAAAACGTTACCATTATCTGCACCGACGACTACCACCGCTACGATCGCAAACAGCGTGCTGAACTCGGAATTACAGCCCTGCATCCCGATTGCAACTATCTGGATATCATGCAGCAGCACCTATCGCTGCTGCGCGCCGGGCAACCCATTCTGAAGCCTATCTATAACCACACAACTGGAACCTTTGACCCACCCGAATATATTAAGCCCAATCGATTTGTGATCGTAGAGGGTTTGCTCGGTTATTCAACCCGAGGTGCCCGTGAAGCCTACGATGTTAAAGTCTACCTGGCTCCCCCCGAAGACCTGCGCGCAAAGTGGAAGGTCAAGCGGGACACCCAAAAGCGGGGTTACAACGAAGAACAAGTCCTGGCTGAGATGGCAAAGCGGGAACCCGACTCCGAAAATTTTATTCGTCCCCAAAGGCAGTGGGCGGATCTGGTTGTGACCTTCTACCCACCCGAAGGGCAGAGTGGGGATAACGGCGGACACCTCAATGTGCGGCTTGTGCTGAGACCCAATATTCCCCACCCTGACCTGACCCAGGTGGTCGATCCAAAGTCCCAGTATTCAAATGCTGCAATTCGCCTGGGACTCGATCGGGATATGAGCAAGCCAGTCGATGTCCTGGAAATTGATGGTCATGCCACTAGCGATCAAGTTGCGGAGCTAGAGCATTTTATCTGTGGAGACATTCCTCACCTGCTCAACATCTGCAACCGGGATATGAACCCCGAACTGGGTAAGGTGACGGGCACCACGGGAGAAACCCTCCAGAGCTACCCGCTG from Kovacikia minuta CCNUW1 carries:
- a CDS encoding ABC transporter permease translates to MKRILAQCVKELVQFRRDRLTLALAFLLPLLTLFIFGFAIRLESKNIPLVVQDFDRSKLSNTYIERLFATNQFQPVRWSGNDPARDALDQGIAKAVVIIPPDFSRRIKSSKATTVQVLVDGTDANNARVIRNSIQATTNFFLQSAGLQQNNQNNNQNQSDTDSATNQILNRNSQNSPASDNSNFANRFSDPQSQPNPTGAALNRINPNQSSQTVTHSGDVQIQPVAGNTGLVGTVTAHVRLWFNPGRKESLYIVPGVYAVVLWIFPSLLSAIAMVREKEKGTILQVYASSLTATELLLGKALAYIIVGLCIALIVIGLGSLIFQVELAGDPTPLLLGIPIYLSASVMFGLLIGVRSSNQNSAVQAVSLVGFLTAFLLSGFIYPLSNIPFHLSLVPNIIPARYFIIVTRDAFVRGIGWAGVWFDILMIIVLALLCFNVARRVLSRMQLPD
- a CDS encoding carotenoid oxygenase family protein, with protein sequence MLTTLQPSHPLSWPKAILPPAKEFGPTSLKVLSGAIPAGLRGSLYRNGPARLERGGQTVGHWFDGDGGILGLHFTEVGATGIYRYVQTEGYQAEEAAGRYLFSGYGMLPPGPIWNRFTKDLKNAANTSVLALPDKLLALWEGGEPHALDLDSLNTLGLDDLGGIAGLPYSAHPKRDPQTGAIFNFGVSLGKNGTLNVYRSDASGKICQKGAIALNGLPLIHDFVLAGSYLVFCISPVRLNALPLLVKLKSFSDALEWHPEKGTEVIVIDRETLTMVSRFETDPWYQWHFGNGYSLADGSVVLEMVRYEDFQTNRRLKEIITGEIQTGAIATLWQLRFDPKSGKVIEIQQILDRSCEFPVVNPNQVGQPSRFTYLNLHRKAADIRKDHFGAIARFDHQTETLTEADLGENRYPMEPIYAPDAHNPDQGWILTVVYDGNTDSSEAWIYNAAYLDNEPVCRLALPVVVPLGFHGTWKPA
- a CDS encoding phosphoribulokinase, whose protein sequence is MTDRSIILGIVGDSAAGKTTLTKGIAQFLGPENVTIICTDDYHRYDRKQRAELGITALHPDCNYLDIMQQHLSLLRAGQPILKPIYNHTTGTFDPPEYIKPNRFVIVEGLLGYSTRGAREAYDVKVYLAPPEDLRAKWKVKRDTQKRGYNEEQVLAEMAKREPDSENFIRPQRQWADLVVTFYPPEGQSGDNGGHLNVRLVLRPNIPHPDLTQVVDPKSQYSNAAIRLGLDRDMSKPVDVLEIDGHATSDQVAELEHFICGDIPHLLNICNRDMNPELGKVTGTTGETLQSYPLALTQLLVAFHMLKATQGH
- a CDS encoding alpha/beta hydrolase → MSSLIVPFRRILAIAIASSSVLLVAPAAPAAEEVVFRYGIFRQRLAVSELTDFAETGEISPVLQRYLKRANSDPESVRETLTRPIEINHNVLDNALNNPGGDRMLDELGKMIQTPNDENNREALRTALIKATENDNRLTLLEVIQNYPTDEIHLDVKRAIKTYNRLAEYQGPIQQALDGAESLRRILKNQGVNLPNILK
- a CDS encoding 2-phosphosulfolactate phosphatase family protein, which encodes MKLFIFHTPELTPATTVADCAIAIDVLRATSTIVTALAAGAEAVQVFSDLDKLLKVSQDWSPDKRIRAGERGGARVDGFDFGNSPLDCTPERVGGRRLFISTTNGTRALQCVEAAPKVLAAALINRQAVVQYLLEQKPETVWIVGSGWEGAFSLEDTVCAGAIAASLLEGLNCSVEELAGNDEVLGAVALYREWQDNLLGLLHNATHGKRLLRLDCHEDLQYCAQTDLLDVLPIQKTPGLLVKR
- a CDS encoding amino acid ABC transporter substrate-binding protein → MTNLNRYALVKNSALLLSSFVLTAAMLAPVRAETVLERVTRTGVMNAGTRVDALPFAYIDKDGVWKGYSIDMMELIKTRLEQETGRKIQMKLARVTVGDRVNRIGKGEIDIVCGATSLNLRNIFEIDFSVGYFVTGTQLLKKKNQPPVSTGRWVIGVIPNTTNQLFIRERFPIATPVAIRNRSEGVAALQSGRIDAFASDGILLAGLMQAQPNREEFELVPAKPLTFEEYACILPKEDTQFRTLVNDTLVGFMQGVLNDREQEVAIFDKWFGPKGIAPINRQPILDYFQQVVSNRQQEPPVRE
- a CDS encoding ABC transporter permease; amino-acid sequence: MKPLLTFLKSFFNSRFWALARKEINQILRNKQLIILLVIPPTVQLLLYGFALNPDVHNLKLGVVDYANVPESRELVSALTENRVFVVQDYPTSERSLSRQVEEGKLTVGVVIPPEFQRKITQGEAAEIQVFVDGVDANTAGIANGYITQIVQNYNRRLSNTSTQTVVKPEVIFFYNPGLTSSWFFVPGVMGLVLTLIASLVSAITVVKEKDTGTLEQLLMTPAEPWEILVAKIVPLFVLLVGDVLLALTLGRLVFGLPFRGNFFLFMALSGLYLFVGISIGIMLATISKSQQQVVLTAFFINLPLIQTSGAIAPIETMPVFFQILSLFNPLRHYIAIVRGIILKGVGLEVLWVHALALAAFAVILMTISVNKFRSQLS
- the ggt gene encoding gamma-glutamyltransferase, which codes for MNFFRPLKYLSISFVFCLTILPQVSPGLQAFPYLDRGKRGMVTSAHPLASAAGLTMLQRGGNAVDAAVATTLAISVVEPFSAGIGGGGFLLLRLGQSGELKALDFRERAPLAATRTMFLDAQGKVRPRASVDGYLAAATPGTIAGLYEVHRLYGKLAWKDVVAPAIQLAKAGFPVSGQLATVIARRDLLRQNPAGRQIFTRDGTPLQPGETLVQRDLARTLETIAQNPQSFYTGTIAAAIAKDMAANNGLIRLKDLQTYRPIWREPVCGNFRATRVCSMPPPSSGGVHLLQILNLIGDKDLKAMGWHNPDALHWIVEAMKIAYADRSQYLGDPDFVDVPVKALISPIYANQRRQEIDPQKARPSNQVKPADPKILQSLLGKSEPQTLARPIATPTRESPDTSHLNVVDETGTAVSLTFTINLEFGAGVVVPGTGILLNNEMDDFAIAPDVPNAFGLVGRDANAIAPGKTPLSSMTPTIVTENGQLRLVAGSPGGSTIITTVLQVVLNVLVYDMDARRAVAAPRLHHQWLPDQLRVEKWGFDPLTLDNLRQRGHPIKEQNSWGNAHAIVRTSDGWLEGASDPRGEGAAYGY